The Acidimicrobiia bacterium genome has a segment encoding these proteins:
- the sodN gene encoding superoxide dismutase, Ni, with amino-acid sequence MGLFKPSTTAHAHCDLYCGVYDPAQAKIEAMSVLKVAEKYQASDDPEFRDRCIFIKEERAEEVKHHLMVLWADFFSADHRVEFPQLDDLFWRAIHQAGDAKKSMDPEAGRKLIALIDEIAVIFWSTEKAKGMGVYPPK; translated from the coding sequence ATGGGTCTGTTCAAGCCAAGCACCACAGCACACGCACATTGCGATTTGTACTGCGGTGTGTACGACCCGGCGCAGGCGAAGATCGAGGCGATGTCGGTCCTGAAGGTCGCAGAGAAGTACCAGGCTTCAGACGATCCGGAGTTTCGGGATCGCTGCATCTTCATCAAAGAAGAGCGCGCCGAAGAAGTGAAGCACCATTTGATGGTGCTCTGGGCCGATTTCTTCTCCGCAGACCATCGTGTCGAGTTCCCGCAACTCGACGATCTGTTCTGGCGGGCCATTCATCAAGCCGGCGATGCCAAGAAGAGCATGGATCCAGAAGCAGGCAGGAAGCTCATCGCCTTGATCGACGAGATTGCGGTGATCTTCTGGAGCACCGAGAAGGCCAAGGGAATGGGCGTCTATCCGCCCAAGTAG